From the Chitinophaga lutea genome, the window TGCAGGCTTCGTAACCGGCCAGGCCGAGCGTCTGTACGTCGTCAGACATCACGTCCGGCAGCACGAAGTACCCGTAAAATGCATTGTTGGTCAGCCCCAGCTTGGCGCCGTTCACCAGCAGCGGCAGGTTGTTTTTGGTCACCTGGTCCGGCGCGATCTGTGTGTCCGGATACACGTCCAGCTTGTTGCTGCAGGCAGACAGGGCGATAAAAGCGGCGATATGATAAATGAAATATTTTTTCATGGTCGGTGTTGTTTAGAATGATACATCAATGCCTAATACCATCGCACGCGGATTGGGCAGGTTGCTCGATACGATGCCGCTGTTCGCAGCCGCTTCGGGATCAAAGCCAATGTATTTCGTGAGCGTAAATACGTTTTGCGTGGAAGCGTAGAGCCGGGCTTTGTTCATCCCGGCCTTTTTCACCAGCTTGCTGGGCACATCATACGCCAGCATCAGGTTCCGGAGGCGGAAATAAGAGGCGTCGTAGATGTATTGGGTGCTGGGGCGGTAGTTCCAGTCGGTGGTTTTACCGGAACCGTGCGCGCCCACCACGGCCCTCGGCACGTCGGTCACGTCGCCCGGCTTGCGCCAGCGGCTGGTCACGATGTTGAACTTGTTGGGCATCACCCCGAAGAAGTCCATATCATAATTGCGGAGCGTCTGTTCGTAGTAGTCGTACACTTTCGAGCCGGCATTGAAATTGAACAGCGCTTCGAGCGTGAAATTCTTATAGCCGATGTTGAAGTTGAAACCGCCTACGAATGTGGGCAGGGCAATGGGAACGGTCACGTAATCCCTGGTGTTGATCACTCCGTCTTTATTGATATCCTGGTACACAAGATCGCCGGTTTGCGGATCCACGCCCAGCGACTGGTACACTTCCACCGAACCTACCGGCTGGCCCACTTTCACCTTGGAGCCCGGCCCGCCGAAAATGAAGGTGCCGAAGTTGATCACGGAATCGGAGAGCGACATCACCTTGTTGCGGTTGAAGTTCAGGTTGGTTTCCACCTTCCACTGCAGCGCCGCATTGGACCGGCTGCCGTAACTGAGCTCGATGTCGACCCCGCGGTTGCGGATATCCCCGACGTTGAAAGGAATGCTCTGCGCCCCGAATTCCCAGGGAATGAAACGGCTGCTGAGCAGGCCTTCGGAGATTTTGTTGTAATAATCCACCGTCAGGTTCAGGCGGTTGGCGAACATCGCCACATCAATCCCTGCATCTACCTGGCGGGTCTGTTCCCAGCGCACGGCGGGGTTGCTGACGATGTCGCGGAGCTTGAGCGCCGGCTCGCCGAGGTAAGAGGTGGCCTGCATCAGGTCGAACGCGCCGTAGGTGGCCAGCGGGCGGATGTTGCCGCTCAGGCCGTAACTGGCGCGGAGCTTCAGCTGCTGCACCCAGTTGAGCGCCTGCAGAAAATCTTCGCGCGACATATCCCAGCCTGCAGACACCGACGGGAACCAGCTATACCGGTTGCCCCTCGCCAGTTTGGACGAACCGTCCGTACGGATGCTCGCATTGAGCATGTATTTGCCGTCCCAGTCGAGCCCCATCCTCCCGAAATACGCTTCGGAAGTTTCGGTGGAGTTGCCGTTCAGTGAGGCGATGGCGGCTACGCTCCCGTATGCCGCAGCGGCAGCGCCGCCGGTGATGCCTTCTACTTTGGGGAAGCCGTTCAGGTCGTACCCGAACGCCGACTGATCGATGCTGTAAAAAGCGTAACCCGCCGTAGCGTTGATACCGAGTTTTTTCCAGCGGTTGTTGTAGGTGAAATAGTTGTCCCAGTTATAGGAAAGATTATCGCTGCCGGAGGTTTTCAGGTAACCTTTGTTGAAGGCGCCGAGGTAACCATAAGCCGACTGGAAATCGGTGTTATTGGTATTGTATTTATTCAGCGAAAACGCGGACCTGAACTGCAAGGTACGATGCAGCTGGAGCTCCGCGGCGAGGTTGCCGAAGTAAGTGAGCGTTTTGCGTTTGTTGCGGTTTTCGCGCATATCCCCGAGCGGGTTCTGCTGGCGGCCCACGTAATACCCAAGAGAGCCGTCGGGCAGGATGATGGGTTCTTCCGGCGTGTCGGGCCGGGCGTTGAAGGCGCTCACGATGGGATAGGAATTGTTTTTATTCACCCCCTGGGAAATATTCAGGTTGCCGGAGAGTTTCAACCAGTGGTTCACCTGCTGGGTGATGTCTACCTTCCCCGTATATCTTTCGAAGCGGCCGGTGCCGATGGTGGCGTCTTCCTGGTAGCGGCCGAGCGACATATAATAATTGTTCTTCTCCCCACCCCCGCTCATGCTGGCCTGAATGTTGTTCACCGGTGCTCTTTTGTTTTTCACCTTGTCTATCCAGTCGATGCTGCGGTTCTCCATTTTAAGCGCGTCTACCTGGCTTTTCAGGCGGGTGGCTTCGCTCTGCAGCTGGCTGATTTGCGTGGGGGTGAGACTGCCCGGGTTGGCCAGGGTTGTTTCGATGTCTTTGAGGCGATTGTTGCGCGCTTCTTTGAACACTTCTTCATATTCCGGCGTGGTAAGCATCCGGCGGCTGGTAGGCGCGTTGTTGAAACCGGTGTAGGCGTTCACCGCGAAAGCGGGTTTGCTGTTCTGTTTGCCTTTTTTGGTGGTGATGATGATCACCCCCGTGGAGCCGCGTGCGCCGTAGATGGCGGCGGACGCTGCGTCTTTCAATACTTCTACCGATTCAACGTCCTGCGGGTTGATGGCGTTCAGGGCGATGGCGTTGCCTTCTACCACCAGGCCATCGATCACCAGCAGCGGGTTCGCATCCTGTGCGCGGGCGGATTGTACGCCGCGGATGAGGATGTTCGGCTGGTTGCCGGGGCTGCCGGAGCTGCTGGCCACCATCACACCGGCTACTCGGCCCTGGAGTGCCTTGCCGATGTCGCTCACGATATTGTTTTCCGGCGCCAGTTTTTTACTGCTCACCGAGGAAATACTGTTGGTCACATTGCGGCGCTGCAGTGTGCCGTACCCCACTACCACCGTCGATTGAAGGGCCAGCGGGCTGACTTTCAGCATGATGGGCTTCGTGACGAGGGTGGCCGCCGTCATTACAATGGGCTCGAACCCGATGGAGGAAATGCGCACCTGCGCGCCGGCCGGCACTCTCAGTTCGAATTCCCCTTTGGCGTTGGTCATCACGCCACCCGTGCCGTTAATGACTTTGATCGTGGCGCCGGGAATGGGCGCCTGTGTAACCGAGTCGCGTACAGTTCCCCTGATCACCTGTTGGGCCATGGCGCCCACACTCATCATACAGGCCAGGGATAATAATAAAAGTTGCCTCATACTTTAAGATTTGGTTGGTTGTTGGATGGTTGGTTCCTGATTTAGGTTATCGCCCCGGATGAATTCGCTGCCGTGATATAAAACAGATCTCATGAATGACCACAAAATACAGCGCGCCGAATACCGCGACCTGAAAACTGGACATACCGGCATTCCGCAGGGACGTACCGCCCGTGCGGAAGGACGAAAAAAAATGGCCCAAAATGCCCGCGGATGCTGTATCTTAGGGCGGTTATGACAGACCGCGGACCATACCGTTATTGTGCGCACCTGGCCATCTGGATGGCCCTGGTGATGCTCTACATTTTCCCCTCCCTGCGGGTGAACTGGAACAGTGCGTTCGGGATGAAATGGATACTGATCCGCTATGCCGTCTACGGTTTTATCAACTTCCACCTGTTTTACCTGCTGGTGTTCGCGGCGATGCCCCTGCACCGGAGAAAACAACACGGCAAAGCCGTTGCCGCAGTGTCGGGCCTCGTTATTGCCTTCTGCCTGATCAAATACGGCGTCGGGAATATCTTCCCCGATGAAGTGCTGCAAAAGGCTGTCGCGCTGATCGGCCTGAAGAAAACCTATTTCACTTTCTTCGGCTATTTCCGGCTATGCCTGCAAACCGGCCTCGCGGTTACCGCCGTGGCCTATGCGTATTATATATTCCTCAGCTGGCGCAGCAGCGACCAGAAAAGCCGCCTGCTGCAAAAGGCCGCCACAGACGCCTTCAGGCAGTACGAGCGCATGCGGTTTTCTTCCGTGCTGCTCCTGCGCAAGCTCCGCGCACTGGAAACCATGCTGCAGGATGAAAATAAACGGGACAAGGAAGGCGTAGCCGCCATTCTCCAGCTGTCGGACCTGCTGCGGTATATGCTGTACGACAAAGCCGCCCAGCAGGAAAAGGCGCCCCTGGAAAAAGAACTGCAATACTATACCACGTACGTGCAGCTGCACAACCAGCTGTTCCCCCAACAAACCGTACAGCTTCATATTGAAGGCGACCCGCAGGGTTTGTACATCGAGCCCCTGCTGCTGCAAACCGCTACTGAAAAGTTGCTGCAGGAGCAGAACGAAGCGGCGCCCGTAACGCTCCGCCTGCAGATCGCACCCGACAATCTCGCCCTCTCCCTGCCCCGGCAGGGCAGCAGCCAGTGGCAACGTATATGGGCCGCATGGAAAGGCTACCAGGCGATGTACCGTTTCAAAACCCCTTTATATGCAGAAGCGGTTTGACATGCGGCGCACCCTCACTGAATTTTTTGTGCTGCTGGTGATATGGATGGTGCTGATGTACGGGATGAGCCTGTTAACGACCACCGCGAAACTGACGCCGGCCGTGCTGCGCTCCATGCACATTCACCAGGGCGTTTTCGGTTTTTTGAATTTCCTGCTTTTTTACACCGCCACCCGGTGGCCCCTTCCGCAGTTCCTCCAACATCGCCGCTGGCCGGTGCTGATCGGCGGATTATTGCTGCTCATGGCTGCGGGCATCTGCGTGAAATATTTCATTGCCGGTACTTTCTTCGCGGAAGACATCCTGCTGCAGGGCAAACGGAATGTGGTGCGGATATACAGCACCTTCCCCAGGTATGCCGAAAGAACGGCCTGGACGAATGCATTTGTGCTGATCGCCGCCGCCGCGTATGTGCTGTTTTTCAGCTGGCTGCAGGAAGACAAACGCCGCCAGCAGCTGTTGCAACAAAAGCAGGAAGCCGATTTCGCTTTCCTGAAGATGCAGCTGAACACGCACTTTCTCATGAACAGCCTGAACAGCATCTACTCGCTGGCGCTGGTGCGCTCCGCCGAAGTGGTGAACGCCACCCGCACACTTACCGACATCCTGGAATACATGGTGGCGCAGCCCGCCGTGACCAGTTACCGCAGCAAGCTGGCGGATGAGATCAGGTACCTGGAAGACTTTATCGCCATGCAGCGCCTGCGCACCGGTTGTGCCGACTGCGTGCAGCTAGTGGTGTCCGGCGAGGTGGGCGACCATGAAATAGCGCCCCTGCTGCTGGTGCCATTCGTGGAAAACGCCTTCAAGCACGGCATCGCCAACCAGCCCGCCAAACCCGTCCGCATCACGCTGCATTGCGGCCCGGAACTGCTGGAATTCAGTGTGCATAATGCCAAAGCGGTGCAACGGAAAGACAAAACAGGCGGCATCGGCCTGCACAACGTGCGCAAGCGTCTCGACCTCATCTACGAAGGCGGCTATGCCCTCGCCGTGCAGGAGACGGAACAGGATTATTATTGTAATTTGCAGATACGCTGGTAAATAGGGTGCTTATGGCCATTCAATGTATTGTAGTAGACGACGAGCCGCTGTCCATCCAGGTGATCACGGAGTTCATCCGCAAAACGCCGGAACTGGAACTGCTGCAGAGTTTTTCCAACCCTTTGCAGGCGCTCGCGTTCCTGAAGCAGGAACCGCAGGTAGGCCTCATTTTCCTCGACATACAGATGCCGGAGCTCACCGGCATCGAATTCATGCAGATCAGGCAGGGCGCGGCCGATATCATCATCGTATCCGCGTACGACGAATACGCCCTCGACGGTTTCCAGTACGATGCCACCGACTACCTGCTCAAACCTGTTTCCTTCGAGCGTTTCGCCAAAGCGGTACAGAAAGTGCTGCAGAAAAACACACAGAAAGAAGCCGCTCCCACAGCGGCCTTACACAACGAATTCATCTTCATCCGCACAGACAAACGGATCGTACGGGTCAACCTCGGCGATATCCTCTACCTGGAAGCCCTCCGCAACTACGTGGCCATCCAGACGCGCACCCAGAAAATACTCACCCTGCAAAACCTCCGCAGCTTCGAGGAGATCTTATCGCCGCAGCGTTTCGTGCGCGTGCATAAATCGTTCATCGTGGCGATCGACAAGATAGACAGCGTGGAAAGGCAGCGCATCTTCACCGGCCCGCATACGGTGCCCATCGGCGACACTTACGTCAAACAGTTTTACGAAGCCATCCGCATGGGTTAAAACAAAAAGGCTGTCCCGTCGGGAACAGCCTCGTTGTAATGCGGTATACGGTGCTTAAACGCCCTGTTTCCAGGTGTTATTGGTACTGTTCACATCAGGCAGGCGTTTGTCGGGGTCGGCCACTACGCTCTCCACTTTTACGCCGGCGGGCACCGGGTGGCGGAAACGCCAGATGGAGCCGCCCTGCCATACTTCCACAGGTAATTTCACGCGCTCTGTTTTGCCGTTGGCGGTTTTGATTTCCACGGTCAGCGGCATGGGGCATTGTTCCAGGCATTCCACGGCCACGATGGCGGTGGTATCGTTGGCGTAGGTGACGCCCTGCACGCCCATATCCACTTTCCAGTTGTGGATGATCCAGCCGCGCCAGAACCAGTCGAGGCTCTCTCCGCTGCTGTTTTCCATGGCGCGGAAAAAGTCCCACTGCGTGGGATGTTTGAAAGCCCAGTTATCGATGTAATACCTGAATGCCTTATCGAACCGCTCTTCCCCGAGCACTTCCTCACGCAGCAGCTCGAGGCCCATGGCGGGTTTGTAATATGCGAGCAGGCCCAGGCTGCTGGTCCGGATCACGTCGGCGCGGTGCATGATGGCGCTGGCGGAATCGAAGAACATCATGCGGCTGGCGGCGTGGCGATCCCGGCCTTTGTTGTAAAACTCTCCTTTGTTGAAGGCCTGATCGGCCAGGCTGTTGATGAAGGTGTTGAACCCTTCGTCCATCCAGGCGAAGCGGCGTTCGTTGCTGCCCACGATCATGGGGAACCAGTTATGCCCGAACTCGTGGTTCGTTACACCCCACAGGCCGGCCTTTTGCGAGCGGGCGGAGCAGAACACGATCCCGGGGTATTCCATGCCGCCTACGATACCGGCCACATTCACGGCTACGGGGTAGGTATAAGGATACCATTTTTCTGAATAGTGCTCGATGCAGCCTTTCACGAACTCGGTAGAGCGGCGCCAGGCGGAGTCGCCCGCGCTTTCTTCAGGATAGGCGCTCATCGCCAGCGCTTTTTTACCGCCGGGCAGGTTGATGCGGGCGGCATCCCACACGAATGCGGCGGAGGAAGCCCAGGCCACGTCGCGGGTGTTGAGGCATTTGAATTTCCAGGTGAGGCGGTCTTTCCGCGGCCGTGTAGCCGCATCCGTTACTTCGCCCACATTGCGGAGCATCACCGTTTTATCGCTTTGTTCGGCCTGTTTGTAGCGCTGCAGCTGTTGGGGCGTCAGCACTTCGGCCGGGTTGAGCAGTTGCCCGGACCCTACCACGATGTGGCTGGCCGGCGCGGTAATGTTGTATTCGATATTGCCGTATTCGAGGTAGAACTCGCCCTGACCGAGGTACGGCAGGGTATTCCAGCCCAGTACGTTATCGAACACGCACATCCGGGGATACCATTGGGCGATCTCGTAGATCTTGCCGTTTTTGGTCGGCAGGATGCCCATCCGGTCTGTACCGTATTGCGGGATATTGAAGGCGAATTTTACTTTCAGTTGCACCGTGCCGCCGTTCGCTTTGAGCGGCTGCGGCATTTCAACACGCATGCGGGTGTCGGTGATCTCGTGTTTGGCAGCCTGTTCTTTACCGGCGTTCAGGAACGACACTCCGCTGATGGTGTAACCGCCGTTGAAGTTCCGGTTAGCCCAGCGGCCGCCGCCCACAGGGGTTACGGCAATACCCCGGGAACCGGGCTGGTAAATGTTCTGATCGAGCTGCAGCCAGAGGAACGGGAGGTTTTCCGGACTGTTGTTTTTGTAAGTGATGATAACCGTGCCGCTGATGTTTTCGCTAGTTTCGTCAAACGTCACGTCGATCTTGTAGTCAGCCGAATTCTGCCAGTACTGGTTACCCGGCCTTCCGCTGGCGGTGCGGATATCGTTTCCTTCCGATTCATAAAATAAGGGCTCAAAGGCTTTGTAGGCATTGTATTTCGATGCGCTCTGCTGCGCCGATAATGCCGCCGGCAGGCATATACATCCCATCAGGACGGACAGCCAGCGCTTGTGTTGCTGTTGTGCAGGCATATTAAGATTTTGTTATAAGCCGTTAAACTAGGGATAATATTCCGTTTTAAAAAGCGGGAAATGACAAGCGGAGACGGAACTGCGGTACGGCTGCGGGTGCGCGCAGGATGGCGTCCACCCTGCCGGTCGGGCCGAAAAGTAATGTATGCGCCACGGACCAAAGGGGAATCCTCCCTCAATACCGCCAACGCTGCATGGATAAACCGGAACACGCCACAGGGTCAGATATATGCTGCGAAAACGCCCTTGCCTGCAGCCGGATGAATGCCGGCAAAACTGCTTCCCTAGCCCTTCCTTTTGAACGCCTCCAGCAGCACCTCTCCCCGCGGGCTGAGCCGGTAACCGGGGCTCGTGCTTTCGGTGAGCCCCAACGCTTTGAGTTTGCGGATGTTGAGCTTCAGCCATTCCTTGTCCATGTTGAGATCGATGGCCATATCACCGGCTTTCATTTCCGGGTGGCGGAGAATGTGGCCCATCACTTTTTTGGTCCACGGCCCGTATTCGCTGCGGGCGTCGATGTTGTGCAGTTTCTGGAGGATGGCCGCCGTTTCGGTGTCGGATACCTCGCTGTTTTCGCGTAGGGCGATGCGGGGGTCTTCTCCTTCGTAGTGGAGCTGTATGCGGTAGAGCTTTTCGCCCTGGTGTTTATTCAGTTCAGCCAGCAGTGCGGCTTTGGAAGGGAAGCCGGACTGAACGGCTTCGGCATCGGTGATACTGCGGGCGCTCACCACGTCTACCGCGTCGATGCCCAGCACTCCCATTTGAGTAGTCAGCCGCCCGCCGGTTTTGACGGTGGGCCGGTTCCATTTGCGGAAGGCGAGTTTGATTTTCCCTTCCACCATGCCTTTTAGATGATGTTCCTTGATCAGCATAACAGCGTAAAAATAAGCATTATTCCGACCGCAGGCTGTTGACAGGATTGTTGAGTGCGGCCCGCAACGCCTGGTAGCCCACCGTGCCCACTGCCACCAGCAGCGCCAGCACCCCGGCCAGCGCAAACATCCACCAGCTGAGGGAAATACGGTAAGCAAAATCTTCCAGCCAGCGGTGCATCGCCCACCAGGCTAACGGCACCGCCAGTACGGAGGCCAGCAGCACCACCCGCAGGAAGTCGCGCGACAACATGCCGGTGATATCGCCCACCGACGCCCCCAGCACCTTGCGGATACCTATTTCGCGGGTACGCTGCTCGGCGGTAAAGGCCGCCAACCCAAACAGGCCGAGGCAGGCGATAAAAATGGCCAGCGCTGTAAAAATGAGGAACACCCGCCCCTGCGCTTGCTCGGCCGCATACTGACGGGCAAAATCATCGTCGGTGAAATTTATTTCTAGGGGATAGTTTTTTTCAAACTGGTCGTACACCTGCCGGATGTGCTGCAGCGCTTCGGGGATATGGCCTTTCTGCAGGCGCACGTACAGGTTGTCTTCCCATGACGGCTCTGGCGCCATCATCAGCGCCACCGGCGCGATCCTGTGTTGCAGGGAATAGATGTGGAAGTCTTTCACCACCCCGATGATCCGCCGTTCGCGCACGGTATCGGCCGTGAACTGCACCCTTTTGCCGACCGGGTTTTGCAGGCCCAGTTCCTTCACCATCGTTTCATTCACGAGGATGGCGTTGTACCGGTCGCCCGGTTGATCTGCCCTGAAATTGCGCCCCTCGGCCATTTGCAGTCCCATCGTGGCCACAAAGTCTTCGTCCGCCTTGAAGTTTTGGGTGATGAGGGAGGCTTCTTCAAACTTCCCGTCTTTCTCTGCTTTGAACCCGTTGGAACTGATGTTGTTACGGCCGATGGGATTGCTGGTAGCCGCTACACTTTCGATATAGGGGCTTTTTTTCAGTTCCGCTTTGATGGCCGCGATCTGGTTGCGCACGGCACGGTCGTGCAAATGAAACGTCACCACCTGGTCTTTCTGAAACCCGAGGTCTTTCTCCTGCAAATACCGCATCTGCCGCCAGCATACGATCGACACGGCGATCAGCACAATGGCCACGGTAAACTGGAACGCCACCAGGCCTTTTCTGAGCGAGGCATTGCCCAAACGGCTGGTGAGTTTTCCTTTGAGGGCGTTCACCGTTTTAAAACCCGACATGAAAAAGGCCGGGTAAGTGCCTGCCAGCAGCCCCGCCAGCAAGGCAAACAGCCCCAGTACCAGTAACGTATATCCCATCCCGTATTGCCAGAGCGAAAGTTCGGTTTGTGCCAGTACGTTGAAATAAGGCAGCACTACCGACGTGAGCACAATGGCCAGCACCGCCGCCATCAACGTAAGCAGTACGGATTCGGTGAGAAACAGGCCCGCCACCTGTTGTTTGACGGAGCCCAGCGATTTACGCACGCCCACTTCCTTGAGCCGGACAGACGAACGTGCCGTGGATATGTTCATGTAATTGATGCAGGCGATCAGCAGGATCAATACGGCGATCAGCGTATACAGATAGGTATTCCGCGCGCTGCCATTGGGGCCCAGCTCATAATCGAGCGTGGAGTGCAGGTGTATATCGGTGACGGGCTGCAGTTCCATCCGGAAATCCACCCCCTCGCCCATTTCCGCCCGCATGTACCGGTCGTAGAAATCGGGGAGGCGGTTTCGCAGGGTGGCCACATGGGCGCCCGGTTTGAGCAGGATGTAGGTATAAAGGTCGAAAGTTTGCCAGCGGGAGCTCATATCCCCCGGCAGCGAACGCACCGCTTCAAACCGCATATGCGAGTTGGCCGGCACGTCCCGCATAACGCCCGTAACGGTGCTCGTTTGGCGTAAATCCCAGGTCACCTGCTGCCCCATGGCCGCGGCCGGGCTACCGAAAAGCCGGCGGGCCAGCGACTCGGACACCACCACGGCGTCCGGCGCCGCCAGCGCCCTGGCAGGATCGCCGGCCAGCAGCGGGAACGTGAATATGCTGAAGAAAGTACTGTCGGCCAGGATCACCGCATCGGTCTGCAGGCGCTTATCGCCCGCTTTCAGCAAACCGCCGCCTTCCGTCAGCACCCGGGTGTAGTTTTCCACCTCGGGGTAATTTTCCTTCAAGGCGGGCCCGAATGGCGCCGAGGAAGTGGCCAGGCGCAGGTCGCTGCCCGGCCACGATGCCAGTACGGCGGTGCGGTAGATGCGGCTGCTTTGCCGGTGGAAGCGGTCGTAACTCCATTCGTTCCCCACATACAACAAAATCACCCAGCATGCAGCCAGGCCGATCGCCAGGCCAACCAGGTTGATGGCCGTGTAAGTCCGGTGTTTCCACAGCTGGCGAAGCGCTATTTTGAAATGATTGCGAAACATTGGGTATAGATTTTGTGTTGATTACTGGAGAGGATTAAAAACCATACCATCTTTCAAATCACTATTAATCAATCAGTTGACTTCCGGCTGTTGTCCGTTTCAGTACAATGGCCGTCCGCTTCCGGACAACCTGGTTCAAACAAAACAGCGCGTATGCATCTGCAATCCGGTTACCCCTATTCATTGGTAAAATACGGCCTGCCCAATGATTATCCAAAGCTCGGTAGCGACCTCCGTACAACCGTGACCGTTATCGGGGGCGGTATTTCCGGTGCGCTCGCCGCCCATGCGCTTGTGCAGGCAGGCATCGACTGCATCGTGCTCGATGCCCGCACCGCCGGCCTGGGCAGCACGGTGGCCAGCACATCGCTGCTGCAATATGAAATAGACGTGCCGCTCACCCGCCTCATCAAACAGATAGGCCGCTCCGGCGCCGAACGGGCCTACCGCCTGTGCGCCGCCAGCATCGGGGAGCTGGAAGCCATCAGCCGGCGCCTGCCGGGCGTGCCTTTCGACATGAAACCCAGCCTCTACCTCGCCTCTTACAAAAAAGACCTGCCGCTGATCGAAGCGGAACACAAAGCCCGCCGCCGGATGGGGCTTGATGTACTGTTGTGGGATGCCGATACGGTGAAACACACCATCGGCCTGGATGCCCCCGGCGCCATTTATTCCCGCGCCGGCGCACAAACGGACGCCTACCTCCTCACCCACGCCCTGCACCGCTACAACCTGAAAAAAGGCGCACAGGTGTACGACAGAACCCTCGTCACCGAT encodes:
- a CDS encoding SusC/RagA family TonB-linked outer membrane protein, whose translation is MRQLLLLSLACMMSVGAMAQQVIRGTVRDSVTQAPIPGATIKVINGTGGVMTNAKGEFELRVPAGAQVRISSIGFEPIVMTAATLVTKPIMLKVSPLALQSTVVVGYGTLQRRNVTNSISSVSSKKLAPENNIVSDIGKALQGRVAGVMVASSSGSPGNQPNILIRGVQSARAQDANPLLVIDGLVVEGNAIALNAINPQDVESVEVLKDAASAAIYGARGSTGVIIITTKKGKQNSKPAFAVNAYTGFNNAPTSRRMLTTPEYEEVFKEARNNRLKDIETTLANPGSLTPTQISQLQSEATRLKSQVDALKMENRSIDWIDKVKNKRAPVNNIQASMSGGGEKNNYYMSLGRYQEDATIGTGRFERYTGKVDITQQVNHWLKLSGNLNISQGVNKNNSYPIVSAFNARPDTPEEPIILPDGSLGYYVGRQQNPLGDMRENRNKRKTLTYFGNLAAELQLHRTLQFRSAFSLNKYNTNNTDFQSAYGYLGAFNKGYLKTSGSDNLSYNWDNYFTYNNRWKKLGINATAGYAFYSIDQSAFGYDLNGFPKVEGITGGAAAAAYGSVAAIASLNGNSTETSEAYFGRMGLDWDGKYMLNASIRTDGSSKLARGNRYSWFPSVSAGWDMSREDFLQALNWVQQLKLRASYGLSGNIRPLATYGAFDLMQATSYLGEPALKLRDIVSNPAVRWEQTRQVDAGIDVAMFANRLNLTVDYYNKISEGLLSSRFIPWEFGAQSIPFNVGDIRNRGVDIELSYGSRSNAALQWKVETNLNFNRNKVMSLSDSVINFGTFIFGGPGSKVKVGQPVGSVEVYQSLGVDPQTGDLVYQDINKDGVINTRDYVTVPIALPTFVGGFNFNIGYKNFTLEALFNFNAGSKVYDYYEQTLRNYDMDFFGVMPNKFNIVTSRWRKPGDVTDVPRAVVGAHGSGKTTDWNYRPSTQYIYDASYFRLRNLMLAYDVPSKLVKKAGMNKARLYASTQNVFTLTKYIGFDPEAAANSGIVSSNLPNPRAMVLGIDVSF
- a CDS encoding M1 family metallopeptidase; protein product: MPAQQQHKRWLSVLMGCICLPAALSAQQSASKYNAYKAFEPLFYESEGNDIRTASGRPGNQYWQNSADYKIDVTFDETSENISGTVIITYKNNSPENLPFLWLQLDQNIYQPGSRGIAVTPVGGGRWANRNFNGGYTISGVSFLNAGKEQAAKHEITDTRMRVEMPQPLKANGGTVQLKVKFAFNIPQYGTDRMGILPTKNGKIYEIAQWYPRMCVFDNVLGWNTLPYLGQGEFYLEYGNIEYNITAPASHIVVGSGQLLNPAEVLTPQQLQRYKQAEQSDKTVMLRNVGEVTDAATRPRKDRLTWKFKCLNTRDVAWASSAAFVWDAARINLPGGKKALAMSAYPEESAGDSAWRRSTEFVKGCIEHYSEKWYPYTYPVAVNVAGIVGGMEYPGIVFCSARSQKAGLWGVTNHEFGHNWFPMIVGSNERRFAWMDEGFNTFINSLADQAFNKGEFYNKGRDRHAASRMMFFDSASAIMHRADVIRTSSLGLLAYYKPAMGLELLREEVLGEERFDKAFRYYIDNWAFKHPTQWDFFRAMENSSGESLDWFWRGWIIHNWKVDMGVQGVTYANDTTAIVAVECLEQCPMPLTVEIKTANGKTERVKLPVEVWQGGSIWRFRHPVPAGVKVESVVADPDKRLPDVNSTNNTWKQGV
- a CDS encoding ASCH domain-containing protein is translated as MLIKEHHLKGMVEGKIKLAFRKWNRPTVKTGGRLTTQMGVLGIDAVDVVSARSITDAEAVQSGFPSKAALLAELNKHQGEKLYRIQLHYEGEDPRIALRENSEVSDTETAAILQKLHNIDARSEYGPWTKKVMGHILRHPEMKAGDMAIDLNMDKEWLKLNIRKLKALGLTESTSPGYRLSPRGEVLLEAFKRKG
- a CDS encoding sensor histidine kinase — translated: MQKRFDMRRTLTEFFVLLVIWMVLMYGMSLLTTTAKLTPAVLRSMHIHQGVFGFLNFLLFYTATRWPLPQFLQHRRWPVLIGGLLLLMAAGICVKYFIAGTFFAEDILLQGKRNVVRIYSTFPRYAERTAWTNAFVLIAAAAYVLFFSWLQEDKRRQQLLQQKQEADFAFLKMQLNTHFLMNSLNSIYSLALVRSAEVVNATRTLTDILEYMVAQPAVTSYRSKLADEIRYLEDFIAMQRLRTGCADCVQLVVSGEVGDHEIAPLLLVPFVENAFKHGIANQPAKPVRITLHCGPELLEFSVHNAKAVQRKDKTGGIGLHNVRKRLDLIYEGGYALAVQETEQDYYCNLQIRW
- a CDS encoding LytR/AlgR family response regulator transcription factor, which codes for MAIQCIVVDDEPLSIQVITEFIRKTPELELLQSFSNPLQALAFLKQEPQVGLIFLDIQMPELTGIEFMQIRQGAADIIIVSAYDEYALDGFQYDATDYLLKPVSFERFAKAVQKVLQKNTQKEAAPTAALHNEFIFIRTDKRIVRVNLGDILYLEALRNYVAIQTRTQKILTLQNLRSFEEILSPQRFVRVHKSFIVAIDKIDSVERQRIFTGPHTVPIGDTYVKQFYEAIRMG
- a CDS encoding histidine kinase; translation: MTDRGPYRYCAHLAIWMALVMLYIFPSLRVNWNSAFGMKWILIRYAVYGFINFHLFYLLVFAAMPLHRRKQHGKAVAAVSGLVIAFCLIKYGVGNIFPDEVLQKAVALIGLKKTYFTFFGYFRLCLQTGLAVTAVAYAYYIFLSWRSSDQKSRLLQKAATDAFRQYERMRFSSVLLLRKLRALETMLQDENKRDKEGVAAILQLSDLLRYMLYDKAAQQEKAPLEKELQYYTTYVQLHNQLFPQQTVQLHIEGDPQGLYIEPLLLQTATEKLLQEQNEAAPVTLRLQIAPDNLALSLPRQGSSQWQRIWAAWKGYQAMYRFKTPLYAEAV